The following coding sequences lie in one Rhinolophus ferrumequinum isolate MPI-CBG mRhiFer1 chromosome 14, mRhiFer1_v1.p, whole genome shotgun sequence genomic window:
- the CYRIB gene encoding CYFIP-related Rac1 interactor B isoform X3 gives MTNPAIQNDFSYYRRTLSRMRINNVPAEGENEVNNELANRMSLFYAEATPMLKTLSDATTKFVSENKNLPIENTTDCLSTMASVCRVMLETPEYRSRFTNEETVSFCLRVMVGVIILYDHVHPVGAFAKTSKIDMKGCIKVLKDQPPNSVEGLLNALRYTTKHLNDETTSKQIKSMLQ, from the exons ATGACAAATCCTGCCATACAGAATGATTTCAGCTATTATAGAAGAACATTGAGTCGTATGAGGATTAATAATGTTCCA gcagaaggagaaaatgaagtaaataatGAATTGGCAAATCGAATGTCTTTGTTTTATGCTGAGGCAACCCCAATGCTGAAAACCTTAAGTGACGCCACAACAAAGTTTGTGTCGGAG aataaaaatttaccaatagaaaataccacagattgtCTAAGCACCATGGCCAGTGTGTGCAGAGTCATGCTGGAGACACC GGAATACAGAAGCAGATTTACAAATGAAGAGACAGTGTCCTTCTGCTTGAGGGTAATGGTGGGCGTCATAATACTCTATGACCACGTACATCCAGTGGGAGCATTTGCCAAAACTTCAAAAATCGAT atGAAAGGTTGTATCAAAGTTCTTAAGGACCAGCCTCCGAATAGTGTAGAAGGTCTTCTCAATGCTCTCAG gtaCACAACAAAACATTTGAATGATGAGACTACCTCCAAGCAAATTAAGTCCATGCTGCAATAG